Proteins encoded together in one Roseibacterium elongatum DSM 19469 window:
- a CDS encoding adenylate kinase, translating into MNIILLGPPGAGKGTQAGILVEERGMVQLSTGDMLREAKGSGTEMGNRVAEVMARGELVTDEIVIGLIREKLATVKAAGFIFDGFPRTLAQADALGDLLADEGQTLDAVIEMQVDDDVLVQRVVNRATEAAAAGQPVRADDNAESMKVRLMEYYKKTSPLIGYYHAKGQLQSIDGLGQIDEVAAAIKAILG; encoded by the coding sequence ATGAACATCATTCTTCTCGGACCGCCCGGCGCGGGCAAAGGCACCCAGGCCGGCATTCTGGTCGAAGAGCGCGGCATGGTTCAGCTCTCGACCGGCGACATGCTGCGCGAGGCCAAGGGCAGCGGCACCGAGATGGGCAACCGCGTGGCCGAGGTCATGGCCCGTGGCGAGCTTGTCACCGACGAGATCGTGATCGGGCTGATCCGCGAAAAGCTGGCGACCGTCAAAGCCGCCGGGTTCATCTTCGACGGGTTCCCCCGCACCCTGGCGCAGGCCGATGCCCTTGGCGATCTTCTGGCCGACGAGGGGCAGACCCTCGATGCCGTGATCGAGATGCAGGTCGATGACGACGTGCTTGTACAACGGGTCGTCAACCGCGCCACCGAGGCCGCGGCCGCGGGGCAGCCCGTGCGCGCCGACGACAATGCCGAAAGCATGAAGGTGCGGCTGATGGAGTACTACAAGAAGACCTCGCCCCTGATCGGCTATTACCACGCCAAGGGGCAGCTTCAGTCCATCGACGGTCTGGGCCAGATCGACGAGGTCGCGGCCGCGATCAAGGCGATCCTGGGCTGA